In Mytilus trossulus isolate FHL-02 chromosome 6, PNRI_Mtr1.1.1.hap1, whole genome shotgun sequence, a single window of DNA contains:
- the LOC134722165 gene encoding trehalase-like isoform X2: MAKIFPDGKTFVDMSMKENPDVIISAFNNLTNQSKSTLKNFVAQYFTGPGEELETWVPTDYVKLPHFLNNLHDPQLKDFGWDLCRIWKDLGRKVKDDVKLNPDRYSMIYLPKPFIVPGGRFRETFYWDSYWVIKGLLVCEMKTTVKGMMENFIHYVKTFGFIPNGGRTYFSRRSQPPFFIPMMYEYYKATGDSEFIRSNLHTLEAEYQFWMNHRTASVEKDGKMHTLNQYKSDVSKPRPESYFEDVRTAEQRNIADRHKLYSNLVSACESGWDFSSRWFSRGKGENLTLNTIATMDIIPVDLNSILCLNERILMKFAGIIGNSTKEQYYYQKLTNRKEAIEAVLYNTDAGIWHDFSLHTNKSREYFYMSNIFPVYMECTDLTNEKKEKILQYLKTNKISEYISKGGVPTSLDNTGQQWDFPNGWSPLQQIMIWSLESIYQTEQMARKLASSWLDSNFLGWQRTRGMFEKYNVLEPGTRGGGGEYDIQEGFGWTNGVALEILQTYGNGLTTPDSNPQSTCINGCVISKSNILIILLAYIVYSS; this comes from the exons ATGGCCAAGATATTTCCTGATGGCAAAACCTTTGTTGACATGAGTATGAAAGAAAATCCAG ATGTAATAATCTCAGCATTTAACAACTTGACAAACCAGTCTAAGAGTACATTGAAAAACTTTGTCGCTCAGTATTTTACTGGACCTGGTGAAGAATTAGAAACATGGGTTCCAACAGATTATGTGAAATT ACCACATTTTCTAAATAACTTACACGACCCACAACTTAAAGACTTTGGATGGGACCTTTGTAGAATCTGGAAAGATCTGGGAAGAAAG GTAAAAGACGATGTGAAGTTGAATCCAGATCGATATTCGATGATCTATTTACCGAAACCCTTTATTGTTCCTGGTGGTCGATTCAGGGAGACATTTTATTG GGATTCCTACTGGGTAATTAAGGGATTACTGGTATGTGAAATGAAAACTACAGTCAAAGGAATGATGGAAAATTTTATACACTATGTCAAAAC aTTTGGCTTTATACCTAATGGTGGAAGAACATATTTCTCCAGAAGATCGCAGCCTCCATTTTTTATTCCAATGATGTACGAATATTATAAGGCAACAGGAGATTCGGAATTCATCAGAAGTAATCTGCATACATTAGAAGCTGAATATCAATTCTGGATGAACCATAGAACTGCATCAGTAGAAAAGGATGGGAAGATGCATACATTGAACCAGTACAAATCAGACGTAAGCAAACCAAG ACCAGAGTCTTATTTTGAAGATGTAAGGACGGCAGAGCAAAGAAATATAG cTGACAGACACAAACTGTATTCAAACTTAGTATCTGCTTGCGAATCAGGTTGGGATTTTTCTTCACGCTGGTTTTCCAGAGGAAAGGGGGAGAATTTAACACTGAATACTATAGCAACCATGGATATAATTCCAGTTGACCTCAACAGTATACTTTGTTTAAATGAGAGGATCTTAATGAAATTCGCCGGAATTATTG gtaATTCTACAAAAGAACAATACTACTATCAAAAACTAACGAATCGTAAAGAAGCCATCGAAGCTGTGTTATACAATACAGATGCAGGAATATGGCATGACTTTTCACTACATACTAATAAATCAAGGGAGTATTTTTATATGTCCAATATTTTCCCTGTATATATGGAGTGTACAGATTTAACCAAtgaaaagaaggaaaaaatattacaatatttaaag ACTAATAAGATATCAGAATACATATCGAAAGGAGGAGTTCCAACCTCTTTAGATAACACTGGACAACAGTGGGATTTTCCAAACGGTTGGTCTCCACTACAACAGATAATGATATGGTCTTTGGAAAGTATTTACCAGACTGAGCAAATGGCTCGAAAATTAGCTTCTTCATGGCTCGACAGCAACTTTCTAGGTTGGCAAAGAACTAGAGGCATGTTTGAAaag TATAATGTACTTGAGCCAGGTACTCGAGGTGGAGGAGGTGAATATGATATACAG GAAGGATTTGGATGGACAAATGGTGTTGCCTTGGAAATTCTGCAGACATATGGTAACGGCCTCACAACCCCTGATTCTAATCCACAATCAACGTGCATAAACGGTTGTGTTATTTctaaatcaaacattttaattattttactagCTTATATTGTTTATTCCAGTTAA
- the LOC134722165 gene encoding trehalase-like isoform X1: MFILIVLLCFGYHGYTLSEDLAACDSQIYCDGPLLHAIQMAKIFPDGKTFVDMSMKENPDVIISAFNNLTNQSKSTLKNFVAQYFTGPGEELETWVPTDYVKLPHFLNNLHDPQLKDFGWDLCRIWKDLGRKVKDDVKLNPDRYSMIYLPKPFIVPGGRFRETFYWDSYWVIKGLLVCEMKTTVKGMMENFIHYVKTFGFIPNGGRTYFSRRSQPPFFIPMMYEYYKATGDSEFIRSNLHTLEAEYQFWMNHRTASVEKDGKMHTLNQYKSDVSKPRPESYFEDVRTAEQRNIADRHKLYSNLVSACESGWDFSSRWFSRGKGENLTLNTIATMDIIPVDLNSILCLNERILMKFAGIIGNSTKEQYYYQKLTNRKEAIEAVLYNTDAGIWHDFSLHTNKSREYFYMSNIFPVYMECTDLTNEKKEKILQYLKTNKISEYISKGGVPTSLDNTGQQWDFPNGWSPLQQIMIWSLESIYQTEQMARKLASSWLDSNFLGWQRTRGMFEKYNVLEPGTRGGGGEYDIQEGFGWTNGVALEILQTYGNGLTTPDSNPQSTCINGCVISKSNILIILLAYIVYSS, encoded by the exons ccaGATTTACTGTGATGGACCATTATTACATGCTATACAAATGGCCAAGATATTTCCTGATGGCAAAACCTTTGTTGACATGAGTATGAAAGAAAATCCAG ATGTAATAATCTCAGCATTTAACAACTTGACAAACCAGTCTAAGAGTACATTGAAAAACTTTGTCGCTCAGTATTTTACTGGACCTGGTGAAGAATTAGAAACATGGGTTCCAACAGATTATGTGAAATT ACCACATTTTCTAAATAACTTACACGACCCACAACTTAAAGACTTTGGATGGGACCTTTGTAGAATCTGGAAAGATCTGGGAAGAAAG GTAAAAGACGATGTGAAGTTGAATCCAGATCGATATTCGATGATCTATTTACCGAAACCCTTTATTGTTCCTGGTGGTCGATTCAGGGAGACATTTTATTG GGATTCCTACTGGGTAATTAAGGGATTACTGGTATGTGAAATGAAAACTACAGTCAAAGGAATGATGGAAAATTTTATACACTATGTCAAAAC aTTTGGCTTTATACCTAATGGTGGAAGAACATATTTCTCCAGAAGATCGCAGCCTCCATTTTTTATTCCAATGATGTACGAATATTATAAGGCAACAGGAGATTCGGAATTCATCAGAAGTAATCTGCATACATTAGAAGCTGAATATCAATTCTGGATGAACCATAGAACTGCATCAGTAGAAAAGGATGGGAAGATGCATACATTGAACCAGTACAAATCAGACGTAAGCAAACCAAG ACCAGAGTCTTATTTTGAAGATGTAAGGACGGCAGAGCAAAGAAATATAG cTGACAGACACAAACTGTATTCAAACTTAGTATCTGCTTGCGAATCAGGTTGGGATTTTTCTTCACGCTGGTTTTCCAGAGGAAAGGGGGAGAATTTAACACTGAATACTATAGCAACCATGGATATAATTCCAGTTGACCTCAACAGTATACTTTGTTTAAATGAGAGGATCTTAATGAAATTCGCCGGAATTATTG gtaATTCTACAAAAGAACAATACTACTATCAAAAACTAACGAATCGTAAAGAAGCCATCGAAGCTGTGTTATACAATACAGATGCAGGAATATGGCATGACTTTTCACTACATACTAATAAATCAAGGGAGTATTTTTATATGTCCAATATTTTCCCTGTATATATGGAGTGTACAGATTTAACCAAtgaaaagaaggaaaaaatattacaatatttaaag ACTAATAAGATATCAGAATACATATCGAAAGGAGGAGTTCCAACCTCTTTAGATAACACTGGACAACAGTGGGATTTTCCAAACGGTTGGTCTCCACTACAACAGATAATGATATGGTCTTTGGAAAGTATTTACCAGACTGAGCAAATGGCTCGAAAATTAGCTTCTTCATGGCTCGACAGCAACTTTCTAGGTTGGCAAAGAACTAGAGGCATGTTTGAAaag TATAATGTACTTGAGCCAGGTACTCGAGGTGGAGGAGGTGAATATGATATACAG GAAGGATTTGGATGGACAAATGGTGTTGCCTTGGAAATTCTGCAGACATATGGTAACGGCCTCACAACCCCTGATTCTAATCCACAATCAACGTGCATAAACGGTTGTGTTATTTctaaatcaaacattttaattattttactagCTTATATTGTTTATTCCAGTTAA